CAGCCGAAAGGAACCATGCACGAGGACGGGCGCCGGCTGTCCGGCGGCGCGGCGGATCAGGGCCTGCACGCGCGCGAGCAGTTCTTCGAGCCGAAAGGGTTTGGGCAAATAGTCATCGGCACCGGCCTCGATGCCCTCAACGCGCTCGGTCCAGTCACCACGCGCGCTCAGAATCAACACCGGCAGCCGCTGACCGGCAGCGCGCCACTGACGCAGCACCGACAAGCCATCGAGCCCGGGCAGTCCGAGATCGAGGATGGCGGCGGCATAGGGTTCGGTGTCCCCCATGAACCAGGCATCGCGGCCGTCGCACGCGCGCTCGACCAGGAAGCCGGCGGCCGTCAGGCCGGCCGTCACCGTCTCGGCGACCTGATCGTCGTCTTCCACCAGGAGCAAGCGCATCAGTCGTCGTCCTCCAATTCCAGGATTTCACCATCGCGGGCGTCGATCTCGACCTCCAAGCGGCGCCCGTCTGGGGTCAGGATCTTGAGTTCGTAGAGCCAGACCCGCTGGCCGTCAAGCGTCTCGTCTTCGAGTTCAATGTCGATCACTTCGCCCGGGACCTGTTCACTAATGTGATGCAGGATCTCGGCGATCGGCAGGATCTCGCCGCGCAGACGAGCCGCGCGCGCGCGTTGGTGATCCTGCAGCTGCTCATACCTGGTGGTCCCGGCGTTATCTGCCTGATCGTCGTGATCGTCGGCGCCAGCCTGAAGAGGCAGCAGGCTCAGCAGACCAATGAGGATGAAGGGATGCATGATTGAGATTTGCGTCATGGTGTCCTGCGTTACGCATGGGCTCAATCCCTCCAGGGACCATGGCCCGGAATGTCGATCCAGCGTTCGTCATAGTTGCCTTCGGCGGCTTTTTGGTGGCAGGCGTTGCACTGGCTGAAGCTGTTGACCTCTGGGTTGCCTGTCACCAGGCGGGCCGGTATCTCGTCGTGCTCATCCTTGAACTCGGCGCTTTCGGTGATGCGCGGCAGACCACCAGAGGTCGCGCTCGGATTGCTGGCACCGCCTGGGATCATCTGCTGCGACACATGCGTGGCATTGGTCCCCAAGAAGGCGCTGATCTCGGCGCGCAGTTCCTCGGACAGGCTGGCATCATCACCGTAGTGATCGATCAGCGCATCCGGTGTCATGATCCTGGCCCAGGCCTGCGGCGGGAGCAGACCGGGCTGATAGGCCATGTGGCAGGAACCGCATTCCTCACTGTAGATGGCGTTGACGACCGGCGCCTGTCGCGACTCGAACCAGTCGTCTTTGCCGCGTTCATGGTCATCGTCATCATCATCGGCGAAAGCCAAGTGGGCGCTGCTCATGGCCAGTGTGGCGGTGACCAGGAGTGTCAGAACAGATTTGAATGTATAGGGGCTCATGGGTCGATCCTCCCGCTTATTGGGTCTTGATGTAGGCAATGAAATCGGCTTTTTCGTCGGCGGTGCACTCGCGCCCGATGGTCCAGCGACAGTTGCGCCGCAACCATTTCTCGATCTTGGCGGCATCGGTGAGGCGCTGCGGATTTACCGAGGGGGCCAAGGGTTCGATGACCTTACCGGTGTTGGCATGCTGTCCCGGTTGCGTCAGATCGCGACCATGACAGGTTGTGCAACTGCGCGGCTTGGAACCATCGGCCTGCGGGTATTCCTTGACCCAACCCGCTGCTCCAGCGGCTGGGTCGGCCGCCCAGGGGGTGGCAGGCAGGATCAGGGTACTTGCACTGAGCAGGGCTGTGGCGAGGTGTCGTTTCATTGGTCGGTTCTCCGTTGGCTTGACCGTCTGCCTGGCTCCGGTCGGGGCTTTCCGGTGGTCCTTGCAGACTGTGCCGATAGCCTACCGAGGGCACCCTGACAAAAGGCTGACAGCCGCGGTTAGCCTTCGGTCAGGTGCGCTTGGTTACTCTCGCTCTTCGTGAATCCCCCTGGCCAAGGCGCCGACACGCCTGAGCCGATCAACTAATCATCAAACCTGTTTGGAAGAACCGATAACATGTCGAACGAAAAGCCGAATAACACCGCCCCCCCTGCCAGTAGCCCCGGCCTCGAGACCCCTAAGCGGGTTCGCGTCTGGGATCCGCTGGTACGGATCTTTCATTGGTCACTGGTAGCCGGGTTTGCCACCGCCTTCATCGTCGAGGACGATCTGCTCAGCGTCCATGTCTGGGCGGGCTATCTGGTGCTTGTCCTGATCAGTGTGCGCCTGGTTTGGGGGCTGATCGGCACGCGCCACGCGCGTTTCAGCGACTTTGTGCGCAGCCCTGGCGCAGTGCTTGCGTATCTGCGTGATGTCACGCGCTTGCGGGCCCCGCGTTATCTGGGCCACAACCCGGCGGGTGGAGCCATGATTGTGCTGCTTCTGACCTGTGTCGCCGCCACCGGAATCAGCGGTCTGGCGCTCTATGGCGCCGAGGAATTCGCCGGTCCACTGGCCAATGTGATGCGTGGTTTGCCACCCTTCTTGGGCGATGTTCTGGAAGAGGCCCATGAGGTGTTGGCCAACCTCACGCTCGCTCTGATCCTGATCCATGTGGTTGGGGTGCTCGCCTCCAGTCTGCTGCATCGCGAGAATCTGATTGGCGGCATGATCAGCGGTTACAAGCGCGCAGAGAGTGAATGAATGCCTCTTGCAATACGCCGGAGCTGGAGAGTCG
Above is a genomic segment from Thiorhodovibrio litoralis containing:
- a CDS encoding response regulator transcription factor; translation: MRLLLVEDDDQVAETVTAGLTAAGFLVERACDGRDAWFMGDTEPYAAAILDLGLPGLDGLSVLRQWRAAGQRLPVLILSARGDWTERVEGIEAGADDYLPKPFRLEELLARVQALIRRAAGQPAPVLVHGSFRLDTRRQTLTRDGLAIHLSPQEYRLVSYLMQQAGRVVSQQELTEQLYAQDFERDSNSVEVLVGRVRRKLGAGLIQTRRGFGYLIETDDASQAP
- a CDS encoding PepSY domain-containing protein, with protein sequence MTQISIMHPFILIGLLSLLPLQAGADDHDDQADNAGTTRYEQLQDHQRARAARLRGEILPIAEILHHISEQVPGEVIDIELEDETLDGQRVWLYELKILTPDGRRLEVEIDARDGEILELEDDD
- a CDS encoding cytochrome C, whose translation is MSPYTFKSVLTLLVTATLAMSSAHLAFADDDDDDHERGKDDWFESRQAPVVNAIYSEECGSCHMAYQPGLLPPQAWARIMTPDALIDHYGDDASLSEELRAEISAFLGTNATHVSQQMIPGGASNPSATSGGLPRITESAEFKDEHDEIPARLVTGNPEVNSFSQCNACHQKAAEGNYDERWIDIPGHGPWRD
- a CDS encoding DUF1924 domain-containing protein, with the translated sequence MKRHLATALLSASTLILPATPWAADPAAGAAGWVKEYPQADGSKPRSCTTCHGRDLTQPGQHANTGKVIEPLAPSVNPQRLTDAAKIEKWLRRNCRWTIGRECTADEKADFIAYIKTQ
- a CDS encoding cytochrome b/b6 domain-containing protein, which produces MSNEKPNNTAPPASSPGLETPKRVRVWDPLVRIFHWSLVAGFATAFIVEDDLLSVHVWAGYLVLVLISVRLVWGLIGTRHARFSDFVRSPGAVLAYLRDVTRLRAPRYLGHNPAGGAMIVLLLTCVAATGISGLALYGAEEFAGPLANVMRGLPPFLGDVLEEAHEVLANLTLALILIHVVGVLASSLLHRENLIGGMISGYKRAESE